One stretch of Roseovarius mucosus DNA includes these proteins:
- a CDS encoding response regulator: protein MDGTVLVADDDRTIRTVLTQALTRAGCRVHATSSLTTLMRWVGEGKGDVVISDVMMPDGNGLEMLPKIAQDRPGLPVIVISAQNTIMTAIKAAEAEAYDYLPKPFDLPDLMKRTARALESRARRPIREVEVERPEELPLIGRTTAMQALYRVVARIMNTDLPVMICGESGTGKSLIAKAIHDFSDRRTLPFVTVTPGDLRELDGPSRIMARVKGGTIVLDEVTDLPLEAQGRVVRMMDAPGDHVPRFMATSRVPPGQALEEGTLREDLYYRLSGAVIDVPSLRARVEDIPLLAEHFLARDERDGQPARHLSEQAAELMRAYSWPGNVRQLENAVRRIGLTAMAEEISRTEVEAVLGNQPRAEPVMREGRGESLTASVAGHLRRYFDLHGDALPPPGLYTRVLREIELPLIEIALDATAGNQAKCADLLGINRNTLRKKITDLDINVTRRRKLM, encoded by the coding sequence ATGGATGGCACGGTACTGGTCGCCGATGACGACCGCACGATCCGCACGGTTCTGACGCAGGCGCTGACACGGGCGGGGTGCCGGGTGCATGCCACCTCGAGCCTGACCACGCTGATGCGGTGGGTGGGCGAGGGCAAGGGCGATGTTGTCATCTCGGATGTGATGATGCCCGATGGCAACGGCCTTGAGATGCTGCCCAAGATCGCGCAGGACCGGCCCGGCTTGCCGGTGATCGTGATTTCGGCGCAGAACACGATCATGACAGCGATCAAGGCGGCAGAGGCGGAGGCCTATGATTATCTGCCCAAGCCCTTTGACCTGCCGGACCTGATGAAGCGCACGGCGCGCGCGCTTGAAAGCCGGGCACGGCGGCCCATTCGCGAAGTCGAGGTGGAGCGGCCCGAGGAATTGCCGCTGATCGGGCGGACCACCGCGATGCAGGCGCTTTACCGGGTGGTGGCGCGGATCATGAATACCGATCTGCCGGTGATGATCTGTGGCGAGTCGGGCACGGGGAAATCGCTGATTGCCAAGGCGATCCATGATTTCTCAGACCGTCGCACGTTGCCTTTTGTCACGGTCACGCCGGGGGATTTGCGCGAGCTGGATGGGCCGTCGCGGATCATGGCGCGGGTCAAGGGGGGCACGATTGTGCTCGACGAGGTGACGGATCTGCCGCTTGAGGCGCAGGGCCGGGTGGTGCGGATGATGGATGCGCCGGGCGATCATGTGCCGCGGTTCATGGCCACAAGTCGGGTGCCGCCGGGGCAGGCGCTGGAAGAGGGGACCTTGCGCGAGGATCTTTATTATCGGCTGAGCGGTGCGGTGATCGACGTGCCAAGTTTGCGGGCACGGGTTGAGGATATTCCGCTGTTGGCGGAGCATTTTCTGGCGCGCGACGAGCGGGATGGACAACCCGCGCGGCATCTGTCGGAACAGGCGGCCGAGCTGATGCGCGCCTATAGCTGGCCGGGCAATGTGCGGCAGTTGGAGAATGCCGTGCGGCGAATCGGGTTGACCGCGATGGCAGAGGAAATCAGCCGGACCGAGGTTGAGGCGGTGCTGGGAAATCAGCCGCGCGCCGAGCCGGTGATGCGCGAGGGGCGGGGCGAAAGCCTGACAGCGTCGGTTGCGGGGCATTTGCGGCGGTATTTCGATCTGCATGGCGATGCCTTGCCGCCACCGGGGCTATATACTCGCGTTTTACGGGAAATCGAGCTGCCTTTGATCGAGATTGCCTTGGATGCTACGGCGGGCAATCAGGCGAAATGCGCCGATCTGCTTGGCATCAACCGCAATACGTTGCGCAAGAAGATCACCGATTTGGATATTAACGTGACACGCCGCCGCAAGTTGATGTAA
- a CDS encoding two-component system sensor histidine kinase NtrB, with amino-acid sequence MSGEDAIWTSLPVPAILLDPQDRIAGINPAAEGFMMSSSRALMGQPVWDKLAVNAPLEEAFERARANDAPLFVNDVDVGTGERAPMQCNLQVAPLTGCPGHMIMLISPRELAGRMVQNSNVKSAAKSAIGMAEMLAHEIKNPLAGITGAAQLLSMTLGPEDLELTDLIVSESRRIVSLLERVEQFGNISAPDMRPVNVHDVLDRARRSAMLGFAAHMALIEDYDPSLPLALGDSDQLLQVVLNLLKNAAEAARGRPGTIRLHTYYEQSLRVRRGEGQGKALPLQIEIIDDGPGLPPEIADQVFDPFVSGRENGTGLGLALAAKIISDHDGWISVNSVPGRTVFRISLQRAADATKEA; translated from the coding sequence ATGAGCGGGGAGGATGCGATCTGGACCTCGCTGCCGGTGCCGGCGATCCTGCTTGATCCGCAGGACCGCATCGCGGGGATCAACCCGGCGGCGGAGGGGTTCATGATGTCGTCGTCACGGGCGCTGATGGGGCAGCCGGTGTGGGACAAGCTGGCGGTCAACGCGCCGCTGGAAGAGGCGTTCGAGCGGGCGCGGGCGAATGATGCCCCGCTTTTTGTCAATGATGTCGATGTGGGCACGGGCGAGCGCGCGCCGATGCAGTGCAATTTACAGGTGGCACCGCTGACGGGCTGTCCGGGGCATATGATCATGCTGATCAGTCCGCGCGAGTTGGCCGGGCGCATGGTGCAGAACAGCAATGTGAAATCGGCGGCGAAATCGGCGATCGGCATGGCGGAAATGCTGGCGCATGAGATCAAGAACCCGCTGGCGGGCATTACGGGTGCGGCGCAGCTTTTGTCGATGACTTTGGGGCCAGAGGATCTGGAATTGACCGATCTGATCGTGAGCGAGAGCCGCCGGATCGTGAGCCTGTTGGAGCGGGTCGAGCAGTTTGGCAATATCAGCGCGCCGGATATGCGGCCGGTCAATGTGCATGATGTGCTCGACCGTGCGCGGCGCTCTGCCATGCTGGGCTTTGCCGCGCATATGGCGCTGATCGAGGATTACGATCCATCGCTGCCTCTGGCGCTTGGCGATAGTGATCAATTGCTGCAGGTGGTGCTGAACCTTTTGAAGAACGCGGCAGAGGCGGCGCGGGGCAGACCCGGCACGATCCGCCTGCATACCTATTATGAACAGTCGCTCAGGGTGCGGCGGGGCGAAGGGCAGGGCAAGGCGCTCCCCCTTCAGATCGAGATCATCGACGATGGCCCCGGTCTGCCGCCAGAGATTGCCGATCAGGTGTTCGATCCCTTTGTTTCGGGGCGCGAGAATGGCACGGGGTTGGGCTTGGCCTTGGCGGCCAAGATCATTTCGGACCATGACGGCTGGATTTCGGTCAATTCCGTGCCGGGACGCACGGTGTTTCGGATTTCGTTGCAACGTGCAGCGGACGCAACCAAGGAGGCTTGA
- the dusB gene encoding tRNA dihydrouridine synthase DusB, translating to MLRIADKALATPVLLAPMAGITDLPFRNVVASFGAGLVVSEMVASQEMVQAKPSARGKAELGLGAESTAVQLAGCDAQWMAEAARVVADQGARIIDINMGCPAKKVVSGSGSGASGSALMRDPDHALRLIEAVVGAVDVPVTLKMRLGWDHDCLNAPELARRAEAAGVAMVTVHGRTRCQFYTGAADWLAISDIVAAVNIPVIANGDIVDTSTARKAVAQSGAAGVMIGRGARGRPWVLAEVAAAMGRGAAPLVPQGVALADLVAGHYEAMLGFYGGDLGLRVARKHLGWYMDAAGTGDRLRRAVLTARTPAVVLEHLPEAMEARAMDARAAA from the coding sequence ATGCTCAGGATCGCGGACAAGGCTTTGGCGACACCGGTTCTTTTGGCGCCAATGGCGGGAATCACGGACCTGCCGTTTCGCAACGTGGTGGCGAGCTTTGGCGCGGGGCTTGTGGTAAGTGAAATGGTCGCCAGCCAAGAGATGGTGCAGGCCAAACCCTCGGCACGCGGTAAAGCGGAATTGGGCCTAGGGGCCGAAAGCACGGCGGTGCAACTGGCGGGCTGCGATGCGCAGTGGATGGCAGAGGCGGCGCGCGTCGTTGCGGATCAAGGCGCGCGGATCATCGACATCAATATGGGGTGCCCGGCCAAGAAGGTGGTGAGTGGCAGCGGATCTGGCGCATCGGGCTCGGCCTTGATGCGGGATCCGGATCATGCGCTGCGGCTGATCGAGGCGGTTGTTGGCGCTGTTGATGTGCCGGTGACATTGAAAATGCGCCTAGGGTGGGATCACGATTGTCTCAACGCGCCGGAATTGGCGCGGCGGGCAGAGGCGGCGGGCGTGGCGATGGTTACGGTGCATGGGCGCACGCGCTGTCAGTTTTACACGGGAGCCGCCGATTGGCTGGCAATTTCGGACATTGTTGCGGCTGTTAACATTCCAGTCATCGCCAACGGCGATATTGTCGACACTTCCACGGCACGCAAGGCGGTGGCACAGTCGGGGGCGGCAGGTGTGATGATTGGCCGGGGCGCGCGTGGGCGGCCCTGGGTCTTGGCAGAGGTGGCGGCGGCGATGGGGCGGGGCGCGGCCCCCTTGGTGCCGCAGGGGGTTGCCTTGGCCGATCTTGTGGCGGGGCATTACGAGGCGATGCTCGGCTTTTACGGGGGTGATCTGGGCCTGCGCGTCGCGCGCAAGCATCTGGGTTGGTATATGGATGCGGCGGGCACCGGTGATCGCCTGCGGCGGGCGGTGCTGACGGCGCGCACGCCCGCTGTGGTGCTGGAGCACTTGCCCGAAGCGATGGAGGCGCGGGCAATGGACGCGCGGGCAGCAGCATGA
- a CDS encoding bifunctional 2-C-methyl-D-erythritol 4-phosphate cytidylyltransferase/2-C-methyl-D-erythritol 2,4-cyclodiphosphate synthase — translation MTTAALIVAAGRGTRAGGDCPKQWQPLLGRRVIDWTLDAFLGADGIDRILVVLHPDDLGQLAPHPRITFTTGGATRSSSVRNGLEALASDPPDHVLIHDVARCCTKSAYIAYIAYKIANTDLPALAPALPVTDALWTGAEGQVTGTRDRTGLYRAQTPQAFDFKTILAAHQAHEGDAADDVAVARAAGVKVAILDGDEDNLKITHPHDFARAEKILGNQMDIRVGSGFDVHRFGPGDHCMLCGVAVPHDRGLQGHSDADVGLHALADAIYGGLAQGDIGRHFPPSDPQWKGAESHIFLRHAVALASELGFKINNIDVTLICERPKITPHAPAMQAALSEITGIAPDRISVKATTSERLGFTGREEGIAAQAVVTLVKTCA, via the coding sequence ATGACAACCGCCGCCCTCATCGTCGCCGCCGGTCGTGGCACCCGCGCAGGCGGGGACTGCCCCAAGCAATGGCAGCCCCTTCTGGGCCGCCGCGTGATCGACTGGACGCTCGACGCCTTTCTGGGTGCCGACGGCATCGACCGCATTTTGGTCGTGCTCCATCCCGATGACCTCGGCCAGCTCGCCCCTCATCCCCGGATCACGTTCACAACCGGCGGTGCAACCCGGTCCTCTTCGGTCCGAAACGGGCTCGAAGCGCTGGCAAGCGACCCGCCCGATCACGTGCTTATCCACGATGTCGCGCGCTGTTGTACAAAATCAGCTTACATAGCTTACATAGCTTACAAAATCGCCAACACCGACTTGCCCGCATTGGCCCCGGCATTGCCCGTCACAGATGCGCTCTGGACTGGGGCCGAAGGCCAGGTAACCGGCACCCGCGACCGCACCGGCCTCTACCGCGCCCAAACGCCGCAAGCCTTTGATTTCAAAACTATCCTTGCCGCTCATCAGGCGCATGAAGGCGACGCCGCCGACGATGTTGCCGTGGCCCGCGCCGCAGGCGTAAAGGTTGCCATCCTCGACGGCGATGAGGATAATCTCAAGATCACCCACCCGCACGACTTTGCGCGTGCCGAGAAAATACTTGGAAATCAAATGGATATACGTGTCGGCTCAGGTTTTGATGTGCATCGCTTCGGCCCCGGCGACCATTGCATGCTCTGCGGTGTGGCCGTCCCCCATGATCGCGGTCTGCAAGGCCATTCCGATGCAGATGTCGGCCTCCACGCTCTCGCAGACGCGATATATGGTGGTTTGGCGCAGGGCGACATTGGCCGTCACTTCCCCCCCAGCGATCCCCAATGGAAAGGGGCCGAAAGCCACATCTTTTTGCGTCATGCCGTTGCATTGGCATCCGAGTTAGGATTTAAAATCAATAATATAGATGTCACTCTAATCTGTGAACGGCCCAAGATAACGCCCCATGCCCCCGCCATGCAGGCCGCTTTGTCCGAGATCACCGGCATTGCGCCGGACCGGATTTCCGTCAAAGCCACCACCTCCGAACGCCTTGGCTTCACCGGACGAGAGGAAGGCATTGCCGCGCAGGCCGTTGTGACATTGGTCAAGACATGCGCCTAA
- a CDS encoding phosphatidylglycerophosphatase A, translating into MRLTHLICTFFYVGHLRPAPGTWGSLAALPVAWALHLVGGPALLCVGTVLAFALGWWATHLETKGKDNHDPSEIVIDEVAGQWLAFLPVSIGASHAGADLLSLWPGFVFSFVAFRFFDITKLGPIGWADRRNDALGVMLDDILAGLAAALCVLLAAGFYHGVLGL; encoded by the coding sequence ATGCGCCTAACCCATTTGATTTGCACGTTTTTTTACGTGGGCCACCTGCGCCCAGCTCCGGGCACCTGGGGGTCTCTTGCGGCTCTGCCTGTGGCATGGGCGCTACATCTGGTCGGTGGCCCCGCCCTCCTCTGCGTGGGAACTGTACTCGCCTTCGCTTTAGGATGGTGGGCTACACATTTGGAAACAAAAGGAAAAGATAACCACGACCCGTCAGAGATCGTGATCGACGAGGTGGCCGGCCAATGGCTTGCCTTTTTGCCAGTGTCGATTGGGGCGTCTCATGCCGGGGCTGACCTCCTAAGCCTTTGGCCAGGTTTTGTTTTTTCCTTCGTCGCCTTTCGGTTCTTCGACATAACCAAACTCGGCCCTATCGGCTGGGCTGACCGCCGCAATGACGCACTTGGCGTCATGCTTGATGACATCCTCGCCGGCCTTGCCGCAGCCCTCTGTGTGCTGCTGGCCGCGGGATTCTATCACGGGGTTCTAGGCCTATGA
- a CDS encoding CinA family protein, with product MITNEILKLCSARGLKIATAESCTGGLVAAALTDVPGSSVVVERGFVTYSNTAKVEMLGVSEHTLATYGAVSEQVAQEMAQGALSHSTAHLAVSITGIAGPGGSEHKPEGRVCFGLAMAGHPTKTETVEFGPLGRSAVRENARDHALKMLFIALNE from the coding sequence ATGATCACAAACGAAATTCTCAAACTCTGCAGCGCGCGCGGCCTCAAGATCGCCACCGCAGAAAGCTGCACAGGCGGCTTGGTGGCCGCCGCCTTGACCGATGTTCCTGGCTCCTCTGTTGTGGTTGAACGTGGCTTTGTAACCTATTCAAATACTGCGAAAGTCGAGATGCTAGGCGTGTCAGAGCACACGCTCGCCACCTATGGCGCAGTCTCAGAGCAGGTGGCACAGGAAATGGCGCAAGGGGCCCTCAGCCATAGCACCGCCCATCTCGCCGTATCCATCACCGGCATCGCAGGCCCCGGCGGGTCCGAGCACAAACCCGAAGGTCGCGTTTGCTTTGGCCTTGCGATGGCGGGCCACCCGACCAAAACTGAAACGGTTGAGTTTGGCCCTCTGGGCCGCAGCGCCGTTCGTGAAAACGCGCGCGACCACGCTTTGAAAATGCTTTTTATCGCTTTAAATGAGTAA
- a CDS encoding type II toxin-antitoxin system RatA family toxin: MPTHSETRVLRYTAEQMYTLVADVASYPQFLPWTAAARVRSVRPQDDGSEIMEADLVISFKVFRERFGSRVVLWPEMRRIETEYLEGPFHHMRSNWAFRDVEGGCEVSFDVDFAFKNRLLQSAADLFFYEAMKRIVRAFEQRAQELYGAA, from the coding sequence ATGCCAACACATTCAGAAACACGTGTTCTACGCTACACGGCTGAGCAGATGTATACGCTCGTCGCCGATGTGGCGAGCTACCCGCAATTCCTGCCGTGGACGGCGGCCGCGCGGGTGCGATCCGTGCGCCCGCAAGACGATGGGTCTGAAATCATGGAGGCGGATCTTGTGATTAGTTTCAAGGTGTTCCGTGAACGCTTTGGCAGTCGCGTTGTGCTCTGGCCCGAGATGCGGCGGATTGAGACCGAATATCTGGAGGGGCCATTTCACCACATGCGCTCGAACTGGGCGTTTCGCGATGTCGAAGGCGGGTGCGAGGTCAGCTTTGATGTGGATTTTGCGTTCAAAAACAGGTTGTTGCAATCGGCAGCGGATCTGTTTTTCTACGAGGCGATGAAGCGGATCGTGCGGGCCTTTGAGCAGCGGGCACAAGAGCTGTATGGCGCAGCATGA
- the hpt gene encoding hypoxanthine phosphoribosyltransferase, protein MPQHAYVIDKMISAKSIAARIEALSHEIEAEFAGTQKLVVVGLLRGSFIFIADLVRELDLPVEVDFVETSSYGNAMESSREVRILKDLRGDIEGRDVLVVEDIVDTGHTLFHVLHLLQSRRPHKLRTIALLDKPSRREADIRADWIGFEIPDEFVVGYGIDYAQRNRNLPYIGKVRFVTEER, encoded by the coding sequence ATGCCGCAGCACGCCTATGTTATCGATAAAATGATCTCGGCCAAGAGCATAGCCGCGCGAATCGAGGCGCTTTCGCATGAGATCGAGGCCGAATTTGCAGGCACCCAGAAATTGGTGGTGGTGGGCCTCTTGCGCGGCTCTTTCATCTTTATCGCCGATCTCGTGCGCGAGCTTGACCTGCCGGTCGAGGTTGATTTTGTTGAGACCTCTTCCTATGGAAACGCCATGGAAAGCAGTCGAGAAGTGCGTATTCTCAAGGACTTGCGTGGCGATATTGAAGGGCGCGACGTGCTTGTTGTCGAGGATATCGTGGACACAGGTCATACACTTTTTCACGTGCTGCACCTCCTCCAGAGCCGAAGGCCGCATAAGCTCCGAACCATCGCCCTTCTCGACAAACCCTCGCGCCGCGAGGCGGATATTCGGGCCGACTGGATTGGGTTCGAAATCCCCGATGAGTTTGTCGTGGGCTATGGCATCGACTATGCCCAACGCAATCGTAATCTGCCCTATATCGGCAAAGTGAGATTTGTCACTGAGGAGCGATAA
- a CDS encoding cysteine desulfurase has product MFDVEKIRSDFPILAREVNGKPLVYLDNGASAQKPQVVIDAVTRAYSMEYANVHRGLHYLSNLATEKYEAVRGIVARFLGVADEDQIIFNSGTTEGINMVAYGWAMPRMEAGDEIILSIMEHHANIVPWHFLRERQGVALKWVDVDARGSLDPQKVIDAITPKTKLIAITHLSNVLGTKVDVKAICDAARARGVPVLVDGSQAAVHMPLNLDEMGCDFYAITGHKLYGPSGSGAIFVRKDRMAEMRPFMGGGDMIREVTRDGVTYNDPPMKFEAGTPGIVQTIGLGVALEYMMGIGMGAISAHEDDLSHYAQERLAGLNWINVQGTAPDKAAIFSFTMQGAAHAHDISTILDKKGVAVRAGQHCTGPLMEHLGVSATCRASFAMYNTREEVDVLVEALELAHELFG; this is encoded by the coding sequence ATGTTCGATGTCGAGAAAATTCGTTCCGATTTCCCAATCCTTGCACGAGAAGTGAACGGTAAACCCTTGGTTTATTTGGATAATGGGGCATCCGCACAAAAGCCGCAGGTGGTGATCGACGCAGTCACTCGGGCGTATTCGATGGAATATGCCAATGTGCATCGCGGGCTGCATTACCTAAGCAACCTCGCCACCGAGAAATACGAGGCGGTGCGCGGGATCGTTGCGCGGTTTCTGGGGGTGGCCGATGAGGATCAGATCATCTTCAACTCTGGCACCACCGAGGGCATCAATATGGTCGCCTATGGCTGGGCGATGCCACGCATGGAAGCCGGTGACGAGATCATCCTGAGCATCATGGAGCATCACGCCAATATCGTGCCGTGGCACTTTCTGCGCGAGCGTCAGGGCGTCGCGCTGAAATGGGTGGATGTGGATGCGCGCGGTTCTCTTGACCCGCAAAAGGTGATTGATGCGATCACGCCCAAGACGAAACTGATTGCAATAACACATCTTTCCAATGTGTTGGGGACCAAGGTTGATGTGAAGGCGATCTGCGATGCTGCCCGGGCGCGCGGTGTGCCGGTGCTGGTTGATGGCTCTCAGGCGGCGGTGCATATGCCGCTCAACCTTGATGAGATGGGGTGTGATTTTTACGCGATCACTGGGCACAAGCTCTATGGGCCGTCGGGATCAGGGGCGATTTTCGTCCGAAAAGACCGGATGGCCGAAATGCGCCCGTTCATGGGCGGCGGCGATATGATCCGCGAGGTGACGCGCGACGGGGTGACCTATAATGATCCGCCAATGAAGTTTGAGGCGGGCACACCGGGCATCGTGCAAACGATTGGCCTAGGGGTCGCCTTGGAGTATATGATGGGCATTGGCATGGGGGCGATCAGCGCCCATGAGGATGATCTGAGCCACTATGCGCAAGAACGTTTGGCGGGGCTCAATTGGATCAATGTGCAAGGCACAGCACCGGATAAGGCGGCGATTTTCTCCTTTACCATGCAAGGCGCTGCGCATGCCCACGACATCTCGACCATTCTCGACAAAAAGGGCGTGGCGGTGCGGGCCGGGCAGCATTGCACCGGCCCGCTGATGGAGCATCTGGGGGTAAGTGCCACCTGCCGCGCGTCTTTTGCCATGTATAACACGCGCGAAGAAGTGGATGTGTTGGTCGAAGCTCTTGAGCTGGCGCATGAGCTTTTCGGCTGA
- a CDS encoding Yip1 family protein has translation MTQAEFKALLLETLFRPREAARALIGFGLPQQILWMALVLMSVLNAIVYSVSLRLAPPMDPTAPTLMPPAFHSPLLFTLFLLGALVITVYALFWVGGMLGGKAAVQDVLVLICWLQVLRLILQAAVAVLVLALPTVAALLIFVSSVWGIYILTGFVDTAHRYDNMLKSFGIIILSIAAMAVGLSILLNLVGVAAMGGA, from the coding sequence ATGACGCAGGCAGAGTTCAAGGCGCTGTTGCTGGAAACCTTGTTTCGCCCGCGAGAGGCGGCACGGGCGCTGATCGGGTTTGGCCTGCCGCAGCAGATACTGTGGATGGCACTGGTGCTGATGTCGGTGCTCAATGCGATCGTGTATTCTGTGTCATTGCGCCTTGCGCCGCCGATGGACCCGACCGCGCCAACGCTGATGCCGCCGGCGTTTCATTCGCCGCTGCTTTTCACCCTGTTCTTGTTGGGGGCGCTTGTCATCACGGTCTATGCGCTCTTTTGGGTCGGCGGCATGCTGGGGGGTAAGGCGGCAGTGCAGGATGTTCTGGTGCTGATTTGCTGGTTGCAGGTCCTGCGCCTTATCCTGCAAGCGGCGGTTGCCGTGCTTGTTCTGGCCTTGCCAACGGTGGCAGCCCTGTTGATCTTTGTGTCCTCGGTCTGGGGGATTTATATCCTGACAGGGTTCGTGGATACGGCGCACCGCTATGACAACATGCTGAAATCATTTGGAATTATCATCCTGTCCATTGCCGCAATGGCGGTCGGACTAAGCATTCTGCTAAACCTTGTCGGCGTGGCCGCAATGGGAGGGGCATAA